A window from Rhizobium leguminosarum bv. trifolii WSM1325 encodes these proteins:
- a CDS encoding glycerophosphoryl diester phosphodiesterase (PFAM: glycerophosphoryl diester phosphodiesterase~KEGG: rec:RHECIAT_CH0002889 glycerophosphoryl diester phosphodiesterase protein): MVHIIGHRGGRNLWPENSLSGFRKLAQMPVDGVEFDIHLTRAGEVLVIHDPTLERTTDADGLVADLHPGENRTVRLKESDGETVPTFEEVLAVFKDTSLELHIELKTNADGTPYEGLAAKAAAEVDRLDLAKRSILTSFHPDVLVDIRKVAPHIRTLSSFDSKSAERLGLINGLKLLNECSDIIAVEKSLLTVQWEQITELVPLDRLGAWVPNDIGDLEYWLAKPIRQITTDRPDLALQARR, encoded by the coding sequence ATGGTGCATATCATCGGCCACCGTGGTGGTCGCAATCTCTGGCCCGAGAACAGTCTTTCGGGCTTTCGCAAACTCGCGCAAATGCCGGTAGACGGTGTCGAATTCGACATTCATCTGACGCGCGCGGGAGAAGTGCTTGTCATTCACGACCCGACGCTGGAGCGAACGACAGATGCGGACGGGCTGGTCGCCGACCTTCACCCCGGCGAAAATCGAACGGTGCGACTCAAAGAGAGCGACGGAGAGACTGTTCCCACATTCGAAGAGGTCCTCGCCGTCTTCAAGGACACGTCGCTCGAGCTTCATATCGAATTGAAAACCAATGCCGACGGAACGCCGTATGAGGGGCTCGCCGCCAAGGCAGCCGCCGAGGTCGACCGTCTTGACCTGGCGAAGAGGTCAATTCTCACCAGCTTTCATCCGGACGTGCTCGTCGACATACGCAAGGTTGCTCCGCATATCCGCACCTTGTCGTCGTTCGATTCCAAGTCGGCCGAACGTCTCGGTCTGATCAACGGTCTGAAGTTACTCAACGAATGTTCCGATATCATCGCCGTCGAGAAGTCGCTGCTTACAGTACAATGGGAGCAGATCACCGAACTCGTGCCGCTCGACCGGCTTGGAGCCTGGGTCCCAAACGACATCGGAGATCTAGAATACTGGCTTGCCAAACCGATCCGGCAGATCACCACGGACCGGCCGGATCTCGCATTGCAGGCGCGGAGGTGA
- a CDS encoding binding-protein-dependent transport systems inner membrane component (PFAM: binding-protein-dependent transport systems inner membrane component~KEGG: ret:RHE_CH02750 sn-glycerol-3-phosphate ABC transporter, permease protein), whose amino-acid sequence MPERHLGLSIFCHAILLIGAVFVCLPLYFAFVAGSLTLQEVQQAPFPVIPGPHFLENLAAAWQQGEFSQLFLNSIIVTAGIVIGKLAISLIAAFGVTYFRFPFRMTAFWLIFVSLMLPVEVRIIPTYEAVADAAGPLRWLAGSIGLSGVVEGLTGYSIETSLKWNMVNSYAGLILPLIASASATFLFRQFFLTVPDELCEAAKLDGAGPLKFFKDILLPLSSANIAALSIILFLYGWNQYLWPLLFTTDKEMGTAVLGLKQLVPVSDSAPAWNIAMSAALLVMLPPAAVILFMQRWFTKGLVDSGK is encoded by the coding sequence ATGCCCGAACGTCATCTCGGTCTTTCGATCTTCTGCCATGCCATACTGTTGATTGGCGCGGTCTTTGTCTGCCTTCCTCTCTACTTCGCTTTCGTCGCCGGTTCATTGACGTTGCAGGAGGTTCAGCAGGCACCGTTCCCGGTCATCCCAGGCCCGCATTTTCTCGAAAACCTTGCCGCCGCCTGGCAGCAAGGCGAGTTCTCGCAGTTGTTTTTGAATTCGATCATCGTCACTGCCGGCATTGTGATCGGAAAGCTGGCGATCTCATTGATCGCCGCATTTGGCGTAACCTATTTTCGCTTCCCGTTTCGTATGACGGCATTCTGGCTCATTTTCGTGTCGCTGATGCTTCCAGTCGAAGTCCGCATCATCCCGACCTATGAAGCGGTCGCCGATGCCGCCGGGCCGCTGCGCTGGTTGGCCGGGTCGATCGGTCTTTCCGGTGTCGTTGAAGGGCTCACCGGATACAGTATCGAAACATCCTTGAAGTGGAACATGGTCAACAGCTACGCCGGCCTCATACTACCGCTCATCGCCTCTGCCTCCGCGACCTTCCTTTTCCGGCAATTCTTCCTGACCGTTCCCGATGAACTTTGCGAGGCGGCAAAGCTCGATGGAGCCGGCCCGCTGAAATTCTTCAAGGACATTCTCCTTCCACTCTCGAGCGCCAATATCGCGGCCCTGTCGATCATCCTGTTTCTCTATGGCTGGAACCAGTATTTGTGGCCGCTGCTTTTCACCACGGACAAGGAGATGGGAACTGCGGTCCTTGGGCTGAAGCAGCTCGTTCCCGTCTCGGACTCAGCACCTGCCTGGAACATCGCGATGAGTGCGGCACTTCTCGTCATGCTTCCGCCTGCGGCCGTCATTCTCTTCATGCAGCGCTGGTTCACCAAGGGACTGGTGGACTCCGGAAAGTAA
- a CDS encoding ABC transporter related (PFAM: ABC transporter related~SMART: AAA ATPase~KEGG: ecc:c3069 ABC transporter ATP-binding protein) gives MTQTSRTAELASHPIASIAGCTRQYPGVLALDNASFSVAAGEVRALLGKNGAGKSTLIRLLTGAEIPDSGTVMIDGEELRHSGSSRAQDAFEKGVRVVYQELSLVPGMTLAENLFLGRWPRKGGVIQYADMEAEASAAMRRLGLNRTPNALVASLSPAERQLLEIARVLLGRPKLVILDEPTSSLAAAEAEKVMAAVTRIASEGIAVIYVSHRMNEIRQIAHSATIMRDGRIIDTVDVKGADTREIVRLMLGAEASKAAALDNRSQENTVLEVRDIALAPKLTSVSFQLRAGEVLGIAGLLGSGRTELLQAIMGVRSYDHGQVLVDGQAAQPGRYKRMIAMGFAYTPESRKEEGIVPLLGVDENTLSTNFAGVSKHGTLSAKMMADATRKVIQRLHIKTAQTNTPIGTLSGGNQQKVVIGRWVYANSRVLLLDEPTRGVDVEAKAQIYAIIRQLAAEGRSVIFVSSEIEELPLVCDRVLVLRDGTLKEEFKSPKIDQDALMAACIAGH, from the coding sequence ATGACACAGACATCGCGAACGGCCGAACTCGCTTCCCATCCGATCGCATCGATTGCGGGGTGCACACGTCAATATCCTGGCGTGCTAGCTCTCGACAACGCATCGTTTTCAGTAGCGGCCGGAGAGGTGAGGGCGCTACTTGGCAAGAACGGCGCGGGCAAATCGACGCTAATCAGACTCCTCACTGGAGCTGAAATCCCCGATAGCGGAACCGTGATGATCGACGGCGAGGAACTGCGACACTCGGGATCCAGCCGCGCTCAGGATGCATTCGAAAAGGGTGTTCGGGTCGTCTACCAGGAACTCAGTCTCGTTCCTGGCATGACGCTTGCGGAAAACCTATTCCTTGGCCGTTGGCCGAGGAAGGGCGGTGTCATCCAATACGCCGACATGGAAGCGGAAGCATCCGCGGCCATGCGACGACTAGGGCTCAACCGTACCCCCAATGCCCTGGTTGCAAGCCTGAGCCCGGCTGAGCGCCAGCTCCTCGAGATTGCTCGCGTCCTCCTTGGACGGCCGAAACTCGTCATTCTCGACGAGCCGACCAGTTCGCTTGCGGCCGCCGAAGCCGAGAAGGTGATGGCGGCGGTGACCCGCATCGCTTCGGAAGGCATCGCGGTCATTTATGTCAGCCATAGAATGAACGAGATCCGCCAGATTGCGCATTCAGCCACGATCATGCGCGATGGGCGCATCATCGATACTGTCGACGTCAAGGGCGCCGATACTCGAGAGATCGTTCGGCTCATGCTTGGCGCCGAGGCTTCAAAGGCAGCGGCATTGGACAATCGAAGCCAAGAGAACACCGTTCTGGAAGTTCGAGACATCGCCCTGGCGCCCAAGCTGACTTCCGTTTCCTTTCAACTCAGGGCTGGAGAAGTGCTCGGGATTGCCGGGCTTCTAGGCTCCGGGCGGACAGAGCTCCTTCAGGCAATCATGGGCGTCCGCTCCTACGATCACGGGCAAGTCCTCGTCGACGGTCAGGCCGCTCAACCCGGCCGGTACAAAAGAATGATTGCCATGGGCTTCGCCTATACGCCCGAAAGCCGGAAAGAAGAGGGGATCGTTCCTCTTCTCGGTGTCGACGAGAATACGCTTTCGACAAATTTTGCCGGCGTCAGCAAGCACGGAACCCTATCTGCCAAGATGATGGCGGATGCCACCCGCAAGGTGATCCAGCGCCTGCATATCAAGACAGCCCAGACGAACACCCCGATCGGCACGCTGTCGGGCGGAAACCAGCAAAAGGTCGTTATCGGCAGATGGGTTTACGCCAACAGCCGCGTCCTGCTCCTAGACGAGCCCACCAGAGGCGTGGACGTCGAAGCGAAGGCTCAGATCTACGCCATCATTCGTCAGCTTGCAGCGGAAGGGCGGAGCGTGATCTTCGTTTCCAGCGAGATTGAGGAACTGCCGCTCGTCTGCGATCGAGTGCTGGTCCTCAGGGACGGGACCCTCAAGGAAGAATTCAAATCACCCAAGATCGATCAGGACGCCTTGATGGCCGCCTGCATCGCCGGACATTGA
- a CDS encoding ErfK/YbiS/YcfS/YnhG family protein (PFAM: ErfK/YbiS/YcfS/YnhG family protein~KEGG: rec:RHECIAT_CH0001648 hypothetical protein) — MRLLALVAAAFLLTVFQTQAQIYGPYDGYDDFDGSGYDDPYSPYPPPLDYDPAPPYQEPLHDRMQPPTGRAKGTIEIVTSEHTLIYTTPWGEQFAYPIAVGREGKQWYGSTRIVSKRAHPEWRPTASMRQKNPRLPAVVKPGPANPLGTRAIYLADGLLRIHGTNDPSSIGTNASSGCFRMYRQDVEELYEIVQPGTKVIVRR, encoded by the coding sequence ATGAGATTGCTGGCTCTCGTGGCTGCGGCCTTTTTGCTGACGGTCTTTCAGACTCAAGCCCAGATCTATGGGCCGTATGACGGATATGACGACTTTGACGGATCCGGTTACGACGATCCATACAGCCCCTATCCGCCACCACTCGATTACGATCCAGCGCCTCCCTATCAAGAGCCCCTGCATGATCGCATGCAACCGCCGACAGGACGTGCAAAAGGAACCATCGAAATCGTGACGAGCGAGCATACGCTCATTTACACCACCCCTTGGGGCGAGCAATTCGCTTACCCCATCGCGGTCGGCCGTGAGGGCAAGCAATGGTATGGATCTACGCGGATCGTGTCGAAGCGAGCGCATCCTGAATGGCGACCCACGGCCAGCATGCGGCAGAAGAACCCTCGGCTTCCAGCGGTGGTGAAGCCCGGCCCCGCCAATCCGCTTGGAACCCGCGCGATCTATCTCGCCGATGGCCTGTTGCGCATCCACGGCACCAACGACCCCTCGTCTATCGGCACCAACGCGTCGAGCGGGTGCTTTCGAATGTACCGTCAAGATGTTGAAGAGCTTTACGAGATCGTGCAGCCGGGAACGAAGGTCATCGTTCGGCGCTAA
- a CDS encoding HAD-superfamily hydrolase, subfamily IA, variant 3 (TIGRFAM: HAD-superfamily hydrolase, subfamily IA, variant 3~PFAM: Haloacid dehalogenase domain protein hydrolase~KEGG: ret:RHE_CH02748 putative hydrolase protein), which yields MLDSRVDCPGMPDRQALENIDLVIFDCDGVLIDSEPIASRTLAETLQGAGIAITAAEAHLKFTGNSESIIGEMCRRDYGIVEIPELFETWHQRLFEEFSRSLLPIPGIADVVYGLQRPKCVASNSTMQRLRNSLGILDLWSAFGDEVFSAEAVARPKPAPDLLLHCAERFRARPSRCVMIDDSSHGVAAAVSAGMTAVGFVDPADPRPDRHTALVTAGAFAVAMGAEQLVAILEDIGGTL from the coding sequence ATGCTCGATAGCCGCGTCGATTGCCCCGGTATGCCGGACCGCCAAGCCTTGGAAAATATTGATCTCGTGATCTTCGATTGCGACGGCGTGCTGATCGATAGCGAGCCGATCGCCAGCCGCACCTTGGCGGAAACTCTGCAAGGTGCCGGCATTGCGATCACCGCCGCAGAGGCTCATCTCAAATTTACCGGCAATTCAGAAAGCATCATCGGCGAGATGTGTCGGCGCGATTACGGGATTGTCGAAATCCCCGAGCTGTTTGAAACATGGCACCAGCGTCTATTCGAAGAGTTTTCACGCTCGCTGCTGCCGATCCCCGGCATTGCCGATGTCGTCTACGGACTTCAGCGACCAAAATGCGTTGCGTCAAACAGCACGATGCAGCGGCTCCGCAACAGCTTGGGCATATTGGATCTGTGGAGCGCATTTGGAGACGAGGTCTTCAGTGCCGAAGCCGTCGCCCGGCCGAAGCCCGCGCCCGATCTCTTGCTGCACTGCGCGGAGCGTTTTCGAGCCCGTCCCTCCAGATGCGTCATGATCGACGATAGCAGTCATGGCGTGGCGGCAGCCGTTTCCGCAGGAATGACGGCCGTCGGATTTGTCGACCCGGCCGATCCGAGACCTGACCGGCATACGGCATTGGTGACAGCCGGTGCATTTGCCGTTGCCATGGGGGCGGAGCAGCTTGTCGCCATCCTGGAGGATATCGGAGGCACGCTGTGA
- a CDS encoding periplasmic binding protein/LacI transcriptional regulator (PFAM: periplasmic binding protein/LacI transcriptional regulator~KEGG: ect:ECIAI39_2751 putative sugar transporter subunit: periplasmic-binding component of ABC superfamily) yields the protein MKLIVRAAILALTTIAGSHATSAFAQDKDLKVGAIYMDAQGFYAGVRKGIQTGANDAGRKLDIVETNAQGDVSKESSFIDSLISSGVQAIIVSPVSADGSNRAIRRAHEAGIPVVCYNTCLNDADMKEYISAYAVGDPYDFGHKLGDAAADYFIAEKNDAPKIAVLNCEFVEVCVTRRKGFEEALKAKVPGAQIVANQEGAVLDKAVSVASTMLSSNPDIDAFFGEAGGATLGAARAVKSQGKTGKVVVFGGDMTTEIAQELADFTVIKAVVDISGQGLGKLALAQAIKSIDGQPPEGIKVAYNIDLYKSSEDGKAWLKAHSDGIP from the coding sequence ATGAAGCTCATCGTACGCGCCGCGATCCTGGCGCTCACCACAATTGCTGGATCACATGCCACGTCAGCTTTCGCGCAAGACAAGGACCTGAAGGTCGGCGCCATCTACATGGATGCTCAGGGGTTTTATGCAGGTGTTCGCAAAGGCATCCAGACCGGCGCGAATGATGCCGGCCGCAAGCTGGACATCGTCGAGACCAACGCTCAGGGTGATGTAAGCAAAGAATCTTCGTTCATCGACTCTCTGATCTCATCGGGCGTGCAGGCCATCATCGTATCGCCTGTCTCCGCCGATGGTTCGAATCGCGCGATCCGCCGCGCTCATGAAGCCGGCATTCCGGTCGTCTGCTACAACACATGCCTCAACGACGCCGACATGAAGGAATATATCTCGGCCTACGCTGTCGGCGATCCCTATGATTTCGGTCACAAGCTTGGTGATGCTGCAGCCGACTACTTCATCGCGGAAAAGAACGATGCGCCGAAGATCGCCGTCCTTAACTGCGAATTCGTGGAGGTGTGCGTGACTCGCCGCAAGGGCTTTGAGGAGGCACTGAAGGCAAAGGTCCCAGGCGCACAGATCGTCGCAAACCAGGAAGGCGCTGTCCTTGACAAGGCGGTTTCGGTAGCAAGCACGATGCTGTCGTCGAACCCTGATATCGATGCCTTTTTCGGCGAGGCAGGTGGTGCAACACTCGGTGCCGCTCGTGCGGTAAAGAGCCAGGGTAAGACCGGAAAGGTTGTCGTCTTCGGTGGCGACATGACGACCGAGATCGCTCAGGAGCTGGCCGACTTCACCGTCATAAAGGCCGTTGTCGATATCTCCGGCCAAGGTCTCGGGAAGCTTGCGCTCGCTCAGGCCATCAAGTCGATCGACGGGCAACCGCCGGAAGGCATCAAGGTTGCCTACAACATCGATCTCTACAAATCTTCCGAAGACGGCAAGGCGTGGCTGAAGGCCCACTCCGACGGCATTCCGTAA
- a CDS encoding short-chain dehydrogenase/reductase SDR (PFAM: short-chain dehydrogenase/reductase SDR; KR domain protein~KEGG: rdh; ribitol 2-dehydrogenase): protein MTDLMKGKVAAITGAASGIGLECARSLHAAGVTVVLIDRAKDKLEALCKEIGRGALPLVIDLLDGKQVSGILPRILDVAGGLDILHANAGAYIGGPVVDGDPDAWDRMLNLNINAAFRSVNAVLPQMVAQKSGDILFTSSIAGVVPVAWEPIYTASKFAVQAFVHSTRRQVAQHGVRVGAVLPGPVVTALLDDWPKAKMEEALANGSLMQPKEVADAVLFMLSRPRNVTVRDLVILPNSVDL, encoded by the coding sequence GTGACTGATCTCATGAAAGGCAAGGTTGCCGCCATTACGGGTGCCGCATCGGGCATCGGTTTGGAATGTGCGCGCAGCCTCCACGCCGCAGGTGTAACGGTCGTGCTCATCGACCGCGCCAAGGACAAGCTCGAAGCTCTTTGCAAGGAGATCGGCAGAGGCGCTCTGCCGCTCGTCATCGATCTTCTCGATGGAAAGCAGGTCTCGGGCATATTGCCTCGCATTCTTGACGTGGCCGGCGGGCTCGACATCCTCCACGCCAATGCCGGCGCCTATATTGGCGGTCCCGTTGTCGATGGCGATCCGGATGCCTGGGACCGCATGCTCAACCTCAACATCAACGCAGCCTTCCGCTCGGTCAATGCGGTGCTGCCGCAGATGGTTGCCCAGAAGTCCGGCGACATCCTGTTTACGAGCTCGATCGCAGGCGTCGTGCCGGTCGCGTGGGAGCCGATCTACACAGCCTCGAAATTCGCAGTTCAGGCCTTCGTCCATTCCACGCGCCGGCAAGTGGCGCAGCACGGCGTGCGCGTCGGTGCGGTGCTGCCAGGACCTGTCGTCACGGCCTTGCTCGACGACTGGCCGAAGGCGAAAATGGAGGAAGCGCTGGCCAATGGCAGCCTGATGCAGCCGAAAGAAGTGGCCGACGCCGTCCTTTTCATGCTGTCGCGACCGCGTAATGTGACTGTCCGCGATCTTGTGATTCTGCCGAATAGCGTGGATCTGTAA
- a CDS encoding GntR domain protein (PFAM: GntR domain protein; regulatory protein GntR HTH~SMART: regulatory protein GntR HTH~KEGG: transcriptional regulator, GntR family) — MTISRNEWKLTDGGIEIASRGKRSVREALLSKFVERIVSGALPEGSTLPNEADLTDQFGVSRTTLREAMQYLSAIGLIRSRTRAGTTVLPRENWNYLDPLVLDVMLSLGGDESFYTSLIDARHLLEPAAAEHAATKATAKQLARIAQAFEDMVDANARDNEEWSRADLEFHTAIINASGNWVFRQFASAIRAALLASFRLTNRASQSHEQAIQKHQDVLEAIRVRDPVAARKAMETLIGVARAEITDALRKNKGSR, encoded by the coding sequence GTGACAATCTCACGCAACGAGTGGAAGCTCACCGACGGGGGCATCGAGATCGCATCTCGCGGCAAGCGTTCCGTTCGCGAGGCATTGCTCTCCAAGTTCGTAGAACGGATTGTCTCCGGCGCGTTGCCTGAGGGTTCTACGCTCCCCAATGAAGCGGACCTGACCGATCAATTCGGCGTCAGCAGAACGACGTTGCGCGAAGCCATGCAGTATCTATCGGCAATCGGGTTGATCCGGTCCAGAACCCGAGCCGGAACCACGGTGCTTCCGCGAGAAAACTGGAACTACCTGGATCCGCTCGTTCTTGACGTAATGCTTTCCCTCGGTGGCGATGAGTCCTTTTATACGTCACTGATCGACGCCCGTCATTTGCTCGAACCCGCCGCTGCGGAGCATGCGGCAACAAAGGCAACCGCCAAACAGCTGGCCCGAATTGCCCAGGCATTCGAGGACATGGTCGATGCAAACGCCCGTGACAACGAGGAATGGAGCCGGGCGGACCTTGAGTTCCACACAGCGATCATCAATGCCAGTGGTAACTGGGTCTTCAGGCAGTTTGCGAGCGCCATTCGTGCCGCCCTCCTTGCGAGCTTTCGCCTCACGAACCGCGCCAGTCAGTCTCACGAACAGGCCATTCAAAAGCACCAGGACGTTCTGGAAGCGATACGCGTTCGCGATCCAGTCGCAGCCAGAAAGGCGATGGAAACCTTGATCGGCGTTGCGAGAGCGGAAATAACGGACGCGCTTCGAAAGAACAAAGGGAGCCGCTAA
- a CDS encoding FGGY-family pentulose kinase (TIGRFAM: FGGY-family pentulose kinase~PFAM: carbohydrate kinase FGGY~KEGG: rec:RHECIAT_CH0002887 L-ribulokinase protein), with the protein MSDTSRTPEADAKHVIGVDVGTGSARAGLFDLTGRMLASAKRNITLFHEPGSMVEQSSTEVWAAVCAAVREVVSSAGVDPASVMGLGFDATCSLVVLGEGGKPLPVGPSEDPNRDVIVWMDHRAVPQAERINTLGHDVLRYVGGRISPEMETPKLLWLRENRPEVFDAAWQFFDLADFLTWRATGDLSRSTCTVTCKWTYLAHEKRWDGDYFHQIGLGTLADEEFARIGQAIVEPGSALGRGLTAAAAGELGLKPETPVAAGLIDAHAGGIGTVGIGTDPQANLAYVFGTSSCTMTSTAEPSFVPGVWGPYYSAMVPGLWLNEGGQSAAGAAIDQLLAFHPAAAEARELSKRAGVPLPVLLADKAARKAGRSSDAVTLAAGLHVVPEFLGNRAPFADPHARAIIAGLGMEDDIGSLVSLYIAGLCGIGYGLRQIIETQVDAGVTIENIVISGGAGQHDFVRQLLADASGKPVIATKAEEPVLLGAAILGAVAGGLFADVREAMTTLSAVETTFLPSEGPIPHIHDKRYEGFKELQALARKLRIES; encoded by the coding sequence ATGAGCGACACATCTCGCACGCCAGAAGCAGATGCCAAACATGTCATCGGCGTCGACGTCGGCACCGGCAGCGCCCGCGCCGGCCTGTTCGACCTGACCGGCCGGATGCTTGCGTCCGCCAAGCGGAATATCACCCTGTTTCACGAACCGGGTTCCATGGTTGAGCAATCGAGCACCGAGGTCTGGGCGGCGGTTTGCGCGGCAGTGCGCGAGGTGGTTTCCTCGGCCGGGGTCGATCCGGCGTCCGTCATGGGGCTGGGGTTCGATGCCACCTGTTCGCTCGTCGTCCTCGGCGAAGGCGGCAAGCCGCTTCCGGTCGGGCCTTCGGAAGATCCGAACCGGGACGTCATCGTATGGATGGACCACCGCGCCGTCCCGCAGGCCGAGCGCATCAATACGCTTGGCCATGACGTCCTGCGTTACGTCGGCGGCCGCATCTCGCCAGAGATGGAAACGCCCAAGCTGCTCTGGCTGAGGGAAAATCGTCCTGAGGTTTTTGATGCCGCGTGGCAATTCTTCGACCTTGCAGATTTCCTCACCTGGCGGGCGACCGGCGATCTGTCGCGTTCGACCTGCACGGTCACCTGCAAGTGGACCTATCTCGCCCATGAAAAGCGCTGGGATGGCGATTATTTTCACCAGATCGGCCTCGGCACGCTCGCCGACGAAGAGTTTGCCCGCATCGGTCAGGCCATCGTCGAGCCCGGTTCGGCCCTCGGTCGAGGACTGACCGCGGCTGCGGCCGGCGAGCTCGGCCTGAAGCCGGAAACGCCCGTCGCTGCCGGACTGATCGACGCCCACGCGGGTGGAATCGGAACCGTTGGCATCGGTACCGACCCACAAGCCAATTTGGCTTATGTTTTCGGCACTTCCTCCTGCACGATGACATCGACAGCTGAACCATCCTTCGTGCCCGGCGTCTGGGGGCCCTATTATTCGGCCATGGTGCCGGGACTATGGCTGAACGAGGGTGGCCAGAGTGCGGCCGGCGCGGCGATCGACCAGCTGCTCGCCTTCCATCCGGCTGCCGCAGAAGCGCGGGAGCTTTCAAAGAGGGCGGGCGTTCCATTGCCGGTTCTGCTTGCGGATAAGGCCGCCCGAAAGGCGGGCCGTTCTTCCGACGCCGTCACGCTTGCGGCCGGACTGCACGTCGTTCCCGAGTTCCTCGGCAACCGCGCGCCCTTTGCCGATCCGCATGCCCGCGCAATCATTGCCGGTCTCGGGATGGAGGACGATATCGGCAGCCTGGTCTCACTTTACATCGCAGGGCTTTGCGGTATCGGCTACGGCCTCAGGCAGATCATCGAGACGCAGGTCGATGCGGGCGTTACCATTGAAAACATCGTCATCAGCGGTGGCGCCGGCCAGCACGATTTCGTTCGCCAGCTGCTTGCCGATGCGAGCGGTAAGCCGGTCATCGCGACAAAGGCTGAGGAACCGGTGCTCCTGGGGGCCGCCATCCTGGGCGCTGTCGCCGGCGGTCTGTTTGCGGATGTACGCGAAGCGATGACGACACTCTCGGCGGTCGAAACGACATTCCTGCCATCAGAAGGGCCGATCCCTCATATTCATGACAAGCGTTACGAAGGGTTCAAGGAACTTCAGGCCCTGGCGCGCAAGCTGCGTATCGAGAGTTAG
- a CDS encoding binding-protein-dependent transport systems inner membrane component (PFAM: binding-protein-dependent transport systems inner membrane component~KEGG: rec:RHECIAT_CH0002891 sn-glycerol-3-phosphate ABC transporter, permease protein) yields MMGGATRRLRIPHALSAGRLIAPSSDAGLKSAHFNRPWLAFGLVAPQLLILLFFFFIPSYKALSLAFVQVDPFGGTQIFVGLKNFYNLFASPEYRSSALFTLWFTLAQNVATLVLAGLFAFATDFVVRGRGIYKSIILLPYAIAPVISGVIWAFLFNPAVGPVAQFLHGLGFEWDPNRRPFDAQLLVTIASVWKNVCYDYIFLVAALLAVPVSLLEAAKLDGAKPVRRFFTISLPLISPTIFFLVVMNFVYGLFETFGIIDAVTRGGPAGATNSMVYKVYQDGFMQLDLGSSAAQSVLLMFIAILFTIVQFRALERKVNYQV; encoded by the coding sequence GTGATGGGAGGCGCCACCCGGCGCCTTCGTATCCCGCACGCTCTTTCGGCGGGCCGCCTGATCGCGCCGTCGTCGGATGCTGGATTGAAGTCCGCTCACTTCAACAGGCCGTGGCTCGCCTTCGGACTTGTCGCGCCGCAGCTGCTGATCCTGTTGTTCTTCTTTTTCATACCGTCTTACAAGGCACTGTCGTTGGCCTTCGTTCAGGTCGACCCGTTCGGCGGCACGCAAATCTTCGTCGGGCTGAAAAACTTCTACAATCTGTTCGCAAGTCCGGAATATCGAAGCAGTGCGCTATTCACCCTCTGGTTCACCCTCGCACAGAATGTTGCAACGCTTGTGCTTGCCGGTCTGTTTGCATTCGCAACCGATTTCGTGGTCAGGGGCAGGGGAATTTATAAAAGCATAATCCTTCTGCCCTACGCGATCGCCCCGGTGATTTCAGGCGTGATCTGGGCCTTCCTGTTCAATCCTGCGGTCGGACCGGTCGCTCAATTTCTGCATGGGCTCGGTTTCGAATGGGATCCGAACCGGCGTCCTTTCGATGCGCAGCTCCTGGTGACCATCGCGTCGGTCTGGAAGAATGTCTGCTACGACTATATCTTTCTCGTCGCCGCACTGTTGGCCGTGCCCGTTTCGCTGCTGGAAGCGGCAAAGCTCGATGGCGCAAAACCCGTCCGGCGCTTCTTCACAATTTCGCTTCCCCTGATCTCACCGACGATCTTCTTCCTCGTGGTGATGAACTTCGTCTACGGGCTGTTTGAGACCTTCGGCATTATCGACGCGGTCACGCGGGGCGGCCCGGCCGGTGCAACGAACAGCATGGTTTACAAGGTTTACCAGGATGGTTTCATGCAACTGGACCTCGGGTCGTCGGCCGCACAATCCGTGCTGCTGATGTTTATCGCCATCCTATTCACCATCGTTCAATTTCGCGCCCTCGAGCGCAAGGTCAATTACCAGGTGTAA